A region from the Arthrobacter roseus genome encodes:
- a CDS encoding M3 family metallopeptidase has product MSNPFLSPSPLPYGLPPFEAITEDHYAEAFDAGLAEKAAETKRIAESTEPATFRNTVVALETSGAILDRVSAVFFTFAAAHSTPGIQALQSDIASRLSELDDDIHLNAPLYARIKDAVSTVPDDAESQRLFSEYLDAFTRSGANLDDDGQTRLRQINGQLSTLSTHYQQRLLSDTNAAALVVESEEELDGLTPDSIASAAAAASDAGHDGKFLLPLVLPTSQPALPQLHNRNTRRRLHTASVSRGASASAESILAIGAEIAELRAERASLFGCKSHAEYATDNQTAPSLEAIHAMTDALALAAVRNAEYEASELSSAAGHDLEPWDWSYYSEQVRVDKYDVDLAALRPYFELERVIHDGIFHAANLLYGVTFQERTDLVGYHPGVRVWEVFNADGSGLGLFLGDYYTRPTKSGGAWMNSFVHQSRLLENRPVVINNLNISRPADGEPTLLTLAEVTTAFHEFGHALHGLFSAVEYPSLSGTAVPRDFVEYPSQVNEMWMLWPEVVQNYAKHHITGEVLPQEVIDRIEAASTWGEGFATTEYLGAALLDLAWHELEPGQSVEDPLDFERDALEKAGVLVSLIPPRYRTGYFKHIFAGGYAAGYYSYIWSEVLDADTVEWFKSNGGATRANGERFRELLLSRGNSQDPLESFRQFRGRDAEMQPLLVRRGLA; this is encoded by the coding sequence ATGAGCAACCCTTTCTTATCACCCAGCCCTCTTCCCTACGGACTGCCTCCTTTCGAGGCCATCACGGAAGATCACTATGCGGAAGCATTCGACGCCGGCCTGGCCGAGAAGGCGGCCGAGACCAAACGCATCGCCGAATCAACGGAGCCGGCCACCTTCAGGAACACGGTTGTGGCTCTTGAGACCTCGGGCGCCATTCTGGACCGTGTCAGTGCGGTCTTCTTCACGTTCGCCGCGGCACATTCGACGCCGGGGATCCAAGCCCTTCAGAGTGACATTGCTAGCCGCCTCTCTGAGCTCGACGACGACATTCACCTCAACGCACCGCTGTACGCCAGGATCAAGGATGCCGTCTCCACAGTGCCGGACGACGCCGAATCCCAGCGCCTCTTCAGCGAATACCTAGACGCGTTTACCCGGTCAGGGGCCAACCTTGACGACGACGGACAGACGCGGCTGCGGCAAATCAACGGCCAGCTCTCTACCCTGTCCACGCACTACCAGCAGCGGCTCCTCAGCGACACTAACGCAGCAGCGCTAGTGGTTGAATCCGAGGAAGAGCTCGACGGCCTTACCCCAGATTCCATTGCCTCAGCGGCGGCTGCCGCGAGTGACGCAGGGCACGACGGCAAGTTTCTCCTGCCGCTTGTCCTTCCAACCTCGCAGCCTGCCCTCCCCCAGCTACACAATCGCAACACTCGCCGTCGGTTGCACACCGCGTCCGTCAGTCGTGGAGCCTCAGCCTCAGCCGAGAGCATCCTCGCCATTGGCGCTGAGATCGCTGAACTGCGCGCCGAGAGAGCCTCCCTCTTTGGATGCAAGAGTCACGCAGAATATGCCACTGACAACCAGACAGCACCGTCATTGGAGGCCATTCACGCGATGACTGACGCTCTCGCTCTGGCAGCAGTGCGGAACGCAGAATATGAGGCCAGCGAGCTCAGCTCTGCGGCGGGCCACGACCTTGAACCATGGGACTGGAGCTACTACTCCGAGCAGGTCCGTGTGGACAAGTACGACGTCGACCTCGCAGCGCTTCGCCCCTACTTCGAGCTCGAGAGGGTCATACACGACGGCATCTTCCACGCGGCGAACCTTCTCTACGGCGTGACGTTCCAGGAACGCACGGATCTGGTGGGATATCACCCTGGCGTAAGAGTGTGGGAAGTCTTCAACGCGGACGGTAGCGGACTTGGCCTCTTCCTAGGCGACTACTACACCCGGCCCACGAAGAGTGGCGGCGCCTGGATGAACTCCTTCGTGCATCAGTCTCGCCTGCTCGAGAACCGCCCCGTGGTCATCAACAACCTGAATATCTCTCGTCCGGCCGACGGTGAACCGACCCTCCTGACGTTAGCTGAGGTGACAACGGCTTTCCACGAATTTGGACACGCCCTCCACGGACTCTTCTCCGCTGTTGAGTACCCGAGCCTGTCCGGTACAGCGGTTCCCCGGGACTTCGTTGAGTATCCATCCCAGGTCAACGAAATGTGGATGCTCTGGCCGGAGGTAGTTCAGAACTACGCGAAACACCACATCACCGGTGAAGTACTGCCCCAAGAGGTCATCGACCGCATTGAGGCAGCGAGCACTTGGGGTGAAGGCTTCGCCACCACGGAATATCTGGGTGCGGCATTACTGGACCTCGCCTGGCACGAGCTGGAGCCCGGTCAGAGTGTCGAAGATCCGTTGGACTTCGAGAGGGATGCCCTTGAGAAAGCCGGAGTTTTAGTGTCGCTGATTCCGCCGCGGTACCGGACGGGGTATTTCAAGCACATTTTCGCTGGCGGCTACGCAGCAGGCTACTACTCCTACATCTGGAGTGAGGTTCTGGACGCCGATACCGTGGAATGGTTCAAATCCAACGGTGGCGCTACCCGAGCCAACGGCGAGCGTTTTCGCGAGCTGCTCCTGTCGCGGGGGAACAGTCAGGATCCGCTGGAGTCCTTCCGCCAATTCCGCGGTAGGGACGCCGAGATGCAGCCGCTGCTGGTCAGGCGCGGACTCGCCTAG
- a CDS encoding YebC/PmpR family DNA-binding transcriptional regulator, which produces MSGHSKWATTKHKKAVIDGRRAKSFAKLIKNIEVAARAGGADMAGNPGLELAVQKAKKTSVPIDNINRAVKRGAGLLGEAVDYQEIIYEARGPQGSAMLIECLTDSKNRAASEVRLMVTRNGGTMADPGSVAYMFTRKGVVNLPAKDLSEEDVLLAVLDAGAEEVKASYESFDVISEPQDLRSVVTALEEAGIEYETDEAEFVPSMSVELEADAAQKFIKLVDALEELDDVQNVYSNADISPEVMAQLDSAD; this is translated from the coding sequence ATGTCGGGACATTCAAAGTGGGCAACGACCAAGCACAAGAAGGCTGTTATCGATGGGAGGCGTGCCAAATCGTTCGCCAAACTGATCAAGAATATTGAAGTCGCCGCCCGAGCCGGCGGAGCCGACATGGCGGGGAACCCCGGTCTTGAGCTCGCAGTGCAGAAGGCAAAAAAGACCTCAGTCCCCATCGACAACATCAACCGTGCTGTCAAGCGCGGCGCCGGTCTACTGGGCGAGGCCGTGGACTATCAGGAGATCATTTACGAGGCCCGCGGCCCTCAGGGTTCAGCGATGCTCATTGAATGTCTGACGGACAGCAAGAACCGTGCGGCCTCGGAGGTCCGCCTCATGGTGACCCGTAACGGGGGCACCATGGCGGATCCAGGTTCCGTAGCCTACATGTTCACGCGCAAGGGCGTTGTAAATCTTCCGGCGAAGGACCTGTCGGAAGAGGACGTCCTGCTGGCTGTCCTCGATGCAGGCGCCGAAGAAGTCAAAGCATCCTATGAGAGCTTTGACGTCATCTCCGAGCCCCAAGACCTCCGCTCGGTAGTCACAGCCCTTGAGGAAGCCGGTATCGAATACGAAACGGACGAGGCTGAGTTTGTCCCGTCCATGTCAGTTGAACTGGAAGCGGACGCAGCACAGAAATTCATCAAACTCGTCGATGCCCTGGAAGAACTTGATGACGTGCAGAACGTTTACTCCAACGCGGACATTTCCCCAGAAGTCATGGCCCAACTCGACAGCGCGGACTAG
- the pdxT gene encoding pyridoxal 5'-phosphate synthase glutaminase subunit PdxT — MRPETVSVRRLTTVGVLALQGDFREHAAAVTKCGAVAVPVRRPEDLQSVDGLIIPGGESTVMDKLSRIFGLAEPLRDSIASGLPVYGSCAGMIMLADHIADAAVGRDGQPQQTFGGIDMVVRRNAFGRQRESFETDLHFGGLERLHRYDAGSGTVPPVHAVFIRAPWVESVGNGVEVLASVEPLTESAAGQGPGVARIVAVRSGSLLATSFHPEVSGDRRIHELFIQMIRGES; from the coding sequence GTGCGCCCCGAAACCGTTTCCGTTCGACGCCTCACAACGGTGGGTGTTTTAGCGCTTCAGGGCGATTTCCGTGAGCACGCTGCTGCGGTCACCAAGTGTGGCGCAGTGGCGGTTCCGGTGCGCAGGCCGGAAGATCTCCAGAGTGTTGACGGACTGATCATCCCCGGTGGTGAGTCGACCGTCATGGATAAGCTCTCAAGAATTTTCGGCCTTGCGGAGCCGTTGCGAGACTCGATTGCCAGTGGCCTGCCTGTCTATGGGTCGTGTGCCGGAATGATCATGCTGGCCGATCACATCGCCGACGCTGCCGTTGGCCGGGATGGGCAGCCTCAACAGACATTCGGGGGAATCGACATGGTGGTGCGTCGGAACGCTTTCGGCAGGCAACGGGAGTCCTTTGAAACTGACCTCCACTTTGGTGGGCTGGAACGTCTTCACCGGTACGACGCCGGCTCAGGGACGGTACCGCCGGTACATGCGGTATTCATCCGGGCACCCTGGGTTGAAAGTGTGGGCAACGGCGTAGAGGTATTGGCTTCGGTAGAGCCGCTGACGGAATCCGCAGCAGGGCAAGGCCCGGGTGTCGCTAGAATTGTCGCAGTCCGTTCCGGGAGCCTTCTGGCCACCTCGTTCCACCCGGAGGTATCGGGAGATCGACGCATCCATGAACTATTTATCCAGATGATCAGAGGAGAATCGTAG
- the asnB gene encoding asparagine synthase (glutamine-hydrolyzing), which yields MTRTSKATDKGFNMCGIAGYYGFGDDMALLKTMNSCMEHRGPDGEGYFTEGETGLAHRRLSIIDIEHGQEPMISADGRTVLVYNGEVYNYLELRAELEALGRTFRTESDTEVVLQSYEQWGDNAFDRFNGMFGLAIFDGVRGRTVLARDHFGIKPLYYANAGTESSPKLLFASEISPLLNSGYVPRATNERILYRYLQFRIHDDEAETFFVGVKKLLPGEQMVIDHSTGTYNITMFTRLRDELLELSSTNRPYDDDVVDEYRERFTEAVRLRLQADVPVGSALSGGLDSSAVVVTINKLMQEHAAATDSVGASQQTFSAVFPNSINDEEKYADAVLDKCRGTVTGHKILPQADQFATDLQDFVKTMEEPIISSGPYAQYCVMKEATQHVKVLLDGQGADEMMAGYIPYYFTYLRQLQRAGDYSTLLRETASSADVLLRLARFRILAKLTARKGVAISQLLNRDFAHRFRSEQFGTIRNNMKLRLVDDLFRSSLPSLLRYEDKNTMRFSLEGRVPFLDKEVVKFLFTLSDEAIIKAGWNKRVLRDSMRELLPSMITNRRNKIGFTTPEAEWFKLMKEDIYKIFMSNSFAERPYWNREAVLTAFEGYLNDKNSADTMMFWRLLNTELWLRQFVDGPVQSDGIENKSDYEPNPDKTLDLELPDGKTFRRYPLQTDVFRRETKLEPEVVSYVNRFFEGLPDAGEIHGQVASDARWYLFVSEKIVAITQGRSFPVWDIKVSPAARILSKFVTRTPAGIGLGSPWSMQIAINEVGLQRILKASAAGLVGKLRGRSGDFYRAVGNDINAIDGATPYSLGSSSNSVKLAPKDPEGVARRLSALVREKVPAEFVATFGGTSIMDANDLGVVAMGHDTHLDKATIEAIFKDNPQGQGSQATPMSIIFGR from the coding sequence TTGACACGGACGTCAAAGGCAACAGATAAGGGTTTCAACATGTGCGGCATCGCCGGGTATTACGGTTTCGGGGACGACATGGCGCTCCTGAAAACGATGAACAGCTGTATGGAACACCGCGGACCCGACGGGGAGGGATACTTCACTGAAGGTGAAACCGGGCTCGCCCACAGGCGGTTGTCCATCATCGACATCGAGCATGGTCAGGAGCCCATGATCAGTGCCGATGGGAGGACCGTACTTGTCTACAACGGCGAGGTGTACAACTACCTGGAGCTTCGTGCTGAGCTCGAAGCCCTCGGCCGTACTTTCCGCACCGAGTCGGACACGGAGGTAGTTCTGCAGTCTTACGAGCAGTGGGGAGATAATGCTTTCGACCGCTTCAACGGCATGTTCGGTCTGGCGATTTTTGACGGTGTACGAGGGCGAACGGTGCTGGCCCGCGACCACTTCGGGATCAAGCCCCTCTACTACGCCAATGCCGGAACCGAGAGCTCCCCCAAACTACTGTTCGCTTCCGAGATTTCCCCGCTTCTAAATAGTGGATACGTTCCCCGGGCTACCAATGAGCGCATCCTGTACAGGTACCTACAGTTCCGCATCCACGACGACGAAGCCGAGACCTTTTTTGTCGGAGTCAAAAAACTCCTGCCGGGTGAGCAGATGGTCATTGACCATTCAACCGGTACGTACAACATCACGATGTTCACCAGGCTCCGTGACGAGCTCCTTGAACTGTCATCGACCAATCGTCCGTATGACGATGATGTGGTGGATGAATACCGCGAACGCTTCACGGAAGCGGTTCGGCTACGGCTACAAGCAGACGTTCCCGTGGGCTCTGCGCTGTCCGGTGGGCTGGATTCCTCAGCCGTGGTGGTCACGATCAACAAACTCATGCAGGAACACGCGGCGGCCACTGACTCCGTGGGAGCCTCGCAGCAAACGTTCAGTGCCGTCTTCCCCAACTCAATCAACGACGAGGAAAAGTACGCCGACGCTGTCCTGGACAAGTGCCGCGGGACGGTCACCGGACACAAGATTCTTCCGCAAGCCGATCAGTTCGCGACGGATCTGCAGGACTTCGTGAAAACCATGGAGGAGCCGATCATCTCCTCCGGCCCCTACGCTCAGTACTGCGTCATGAAAGAAGCGACCCAGCACGTCAAGGTCCTCCTCGATGGGCAGGGCGCCGACGAAATGATGGCCGGCTATATTCCGTACTACTTCACCTACCTGCGTCAGCTTCAACGCGCCGGCGATTACTCCACGCTCCTCAGGGAAACCGCATCGTCCGCCGACGTGTTGTTGAGACTGGCTCGGTTCCGCATTCTTGCGAAGCTCACCGCCCGAAAGGGAGTGGCCATTTCCCAGTTGCTGAACCGCGACTTCGCTCACCGCTTTCGCAGCGAACAATTCGGTACCATTCGCAACAACATGAAATTGCGTCTCGTCGACGACCTCTTCCGCTCTTCACTGCCGTCTCTTCTGCGCTACGAAGACAAGAACACGATGCGCTTCTCCCTCGAAGGCCGTGTGCCATTCCTCGATAAGGAAGTAGTCAAATTCCTGTTCACTCTGTCCGATGAAGCGATCATCAAGGCTGGCTGGAACAAACGTGTCCTGCGGGATTCAATGCGCGAGCTGCTCCCGTCCATGATCACCAACCGACGAAACAAGATCGGTTTTACAACTCCTGAAGCAGAGTGGTTCAAGCTGATGAAGGAGGACATCTACAAGATTTTCATGTCCAATTCGTTCGCCGAGCGGCCCTATTGGAACAGGGAAGCCGTCCTGACTGCCTTTGAGGGCTACCTCAACGACAAGAACAGCGCCGACACCATGATGTTCTGGCGGTTACTCAACACGGAACTGTGGTTGCGGCAATTCGTCGACGGACCTGTCCAGAGCGACGGTATTGAGAACAAGAGCGACTACGAACCGAATCCGGATAAAACTCTTGATCTTGAACTGCCCGACGGCAAAACCTTTCGCCGCTACCCGTTGCAGACCGATGTTTTCCGGCGGGAAACCAAGCTGGAGCCTGAGGTGGTCAGCTACGTCAACCGCTTCTTCGAGGGTCTACCTGATGCCGGAGAAATTCATGGTCAGGTTGCTTCCGACGCTCGCTGGTACCTTTTTGTCAGCGAAAAGATCGTAGCGATCACCCAGGGACGATCCTTCCCCGTATGGGACATCAAGGTCTCTCCAGCTGCCAGGATCCTCAGCAAGTTTGTTACCCGGACGCCGGCAGGGATCGGCCTGGGCAGCCCATGGTCCATGCAGATCGCCATCAACGAAGTAGGCCTGCAGCGGATCCTCAAGGCGTCCGCTGCCGGACTTGTTGGCAAGCTGCGCGGACGATCGGGTGATTTCTACCGCGCGGTGGGTAACGACATCAACGCTATCGACGGCGCCACCCCCTACAGCCTCGGTTCCTCATCGAACAGCGTCAAGCTTGCGCCGAAGGACCCAGAGGGCGTGGCCCGACGGCTCAGCGCACTGGTTCGCGAGAAAGTGCCTGCAGAGTTCGTAGCAACGTTCGGTGGAACGTCCATCATGGACGCGAACGACCTTGGAGTGGTGGCCATGGGGCACGACACCCATCTGGACAAGGCCACCATTGAAGCGATCTTCAAGGACAATCCTCAGGGACAGGGTTCCCAAGCCACTCCGATGTCCATCATCTTCGGTCGATAG
- the thrS gene encoding threonine--tRNA ligase: MSESSQITLIVDGEENMVTTGTTGAEIYADHRDVVVARVNGSLKDLNQPLSDGDTVEAVTVESPDGLNVLRHSTAHVMAQAVQQLRPDAKLGIGPYITDGFYFDFDVAEPFTPEDLKKLEKMMLKIVNQSQLFSRRVVSEAQAREAMAEEPYKLELLGKSEDADAVGEGANIEVGAGEITIYDNVDRKSGDTVWCDLCRGPHLPNTKLISNAFALTRSAAAYWLGNEKNKQLQRIYGTAWPTKEALKAYQERMAEAERRDHRKLGAELDLFSFPDELGSGLPVFHPRGGVIRRTMEDYSRKRHEEAGYEFVYTPHITKGHLYELSGHLDWYRDGMFPPMHVDETRNPETGEVIKPGQDYYLKPMNCPMHNLIFRSRGRSYRELPLRLFEFGSVYRYEKSGVVHGLSRVRGMTQDDAHIYCTREQMKDELTTTLNFVLNLLKDYGMDDFYLELSTKDPEKYVGSDEAWEESTRTLAEVAEASGLELVPDPGGAAFYGPKISVQARDAIGRTWQMSTIQLDFNLPDRFELEYQAADGTRQRPVMIHRALFGSVERFMAVLIEHYAGAFPAWLAPVQVVAIPVADAFNDYLFDVVGKLKAEGIRAEVDISSDRFPKKIRTASKNKIPFVLIAGGEDADAGAVSFRFRDGSQDNTVPVDDAVQRIVAAVRNREQ, translated from the coding sequence GTGTCCGAATCCTCACAGATCACCCTCATCGTCGATGGCGAAGAGAATATGGTGACCACGGGGACAACCGGAGCGGAAATCTATGCTGATCACCGCGACGTGGTCGTAGCCCGAGTCAACGGTTCTTTGAAGGACCTGAATCAGCCGCTATCAGACGGCGACACCGTTGAGGCAGTCACCGTTGAGTCCCCGGATGGACTCAACGTCCTGCGACACTCGACCGCGCATGTCATGGCTCAGGCTGTCCAGCAACTACGCCCCGATGCCAAGCTGGGTATCGGGCCATACATCACGGATGGCTTCTACTTCGACTTCGACGTCGCCGAGCCCTTCACCCCGGAGGACCTGAAGAAGCTCGAGAAGATGATGCTCAAGATCGTCAATCAGAGCCAGTTGTTTTCCCGACGGGTGGTCAGCGAGGCGCAGGCCCGCGAAGCGATGGCCGAGGAACCGTACAAACTGGAATTGCTGGGCAAGTCAGAGGACGCCGATGCGGTGGGCGAGGGCGCAAACATCGAAGTTGGCGCCGGAGAGATCACCATTTATGACAATGTGGACCGCAAATCCGGTGACACTGTGTGGTGTGATCTCTGCCGTGGACCGCACCTGCCCAACACCAAACTCATCTCCAATGCCTTCGCGCTGACACGCTCGGCCGCCGCCTACTGGCTTGGAAACGAAAAGAACAAGCAGCTCCAGCGCATCTACGGCACGGCATGGCCCACCAAGGAAGCACTGAAGGCCTACCAGGAGCGTATGGCCGAGGCTGAACGCCGCGACCACCGCAAGCTGGGTGCGGAACTGGACCTGTTTTCGTTCCCCGACGAACTCGGCTCAGGCCTGCCGGTGTTCCACCCCAGAGGCGGAGTCATCCGCAGGACCATGGAGGACTACTCACGCAAGCGGCACGAGGAAGCCGGCTACGAGTTCGTTTATACGCCGCACATCACCAAGGGCCACCTGTACGAATTATCGGGTCATCTTGACTGGTATCGGGACGGCATGTTCCCGCCCATGCATGTGGACGAAACCCGGAACCCTGAGACCGGAGAAGTGATCAAGCCCGGCCAGGACTATTACCTGAAGCCGATGAACTGCCCCATGCACAACCTCATCTTCCGTTCCCGCGGGCGTTCCTACCGGGAGCTGCCGCTACGGTTGTTCGAGTTTGGCTCCGTTTACCGCTACGAGAAGTCAGGCGTGGTGCACGGGCTGTCACGTGTCCGTGGCATGACTCAGGACGATGCCCACATCTACTGCACACGCGAGCAGATGAAAGACGAGCTGACCACGACGCTCAATTTTGTCTTGAACCTTTTGAAGGACTACGGGATGGACGATTTCTATCTCGAGCTCTCCACGAAGGATCCTGAAAAGTACGTTGGTTCCGATGAAGCTTGGGAAGAGTCGACACGCACCCTAGCCGAAGTGGCTGAGGCCTCAGGTCTTGAACTGGTACCGGACCCGGGTGGCGCGGCCTTCTACGGGCCGAAAATTTCCGTTCAGGCCCGCGACGCGATTGGCCGGACCTGGCAAATGTCCACGATTCAGCTGGATTTCAACCTTCCGGATCGTTTCGAACTTGAATACCAAGCAGCTGACGGTACACGGCAGCGGCCAGTCATGATCCACCGGGCGCTGTTCGGTTCTGTCGAACGTTTCATGGCGGTGCTGATCGAACACTATGCCGGAGCCTTCCCAGCATGGCTGGCACCAGTGCAGGTCGTTGCCATTCCAGTTGCGGACGCATTCAACGACTACCTCTTCGACGTTGTCGGAAAGCTCAAGGCTGAGGGGATCCGCGCCGAAGTGGATATCAGCAGCGACCGCTTCCCGAAGAAGATCCGGACCGCCAGTAAAAACAAGATTCCGTTTGTGCTGATAGCGGGGGGAGAAGATGCCGATGCAGGTGCGGTTTCCTTCCGCTTCCGTGACGGCAGCCAGGACAACACCGTTCCAGTGGATGATGCCGTCCAGCGGATCGTTGCCGCAGTGCGAAACCGCGAGCAGTAG
- the pdxS gene encoding pyridoxal 5'-phosphate synthase lyase subunit PdxS, with translation MSTAEVNSSTEPTTGSNRVKRGMAEMLKGGVIMDVVTAEQARIAEDSGAVAVMALERVPADIRAQGGVSRMSDPDMIDSIIDSVSIPVMAKARIGHFVEAQILQSLGVDYIDESEVLTPADFSHHIDKWKFTIPFVCGATNLGEALRRINEGAAMIRSKGEAGTGDVSNATMHMRKIRSEINRLSSMAEDELYVAAKELQAPYELVKEVASAGKLPVVLFTAGGIATPADAAMMMQLGADGVFVGSGIFKAGNPAERAAAIVKATTFYDDPDTLASVSRGLGEAMVGINVDELPQSHKLSERGW, from the coding sequence GTGTCCACGGCCGAAGTAAATTCATCCACTGAACCCACCACCGGCAGCAACCGCGTCAAACGAGGCATGGCGGAAATGCTGAAGGGCGGCGTCATTATGGACGTCGTCACGGCGGAACAGGCACGGATCGCGGAGGATTCCGGGGCTGTAGCCGTCATGGCGTTGGAACGGGTCCCCGCGGACATTCGTGCACAGGGCGGTGTCTCGCGCATGAGCGACCCAGACATGATTGACAGCATCATTGATTCCGTATCCATCCCCGTCATGGCTAAAGCACGCATCGGTCATTTCGTGGAAGCGCAGATCCTTCAATCCCTGGGCGTTGACTACATTGATGAATCTGAAGTCTTGACCCCAGCCGACTTCAGCCACCACATCGACAAGTGGAAGTTCACGATTCCCTTCGTCTGTGGTGCCACCAACCTCGGTGAGGCTCTGCGCCGCATTAACGAAGGCGCGGCAATGATCCGATCCAAGGGTGAGGCAGGCACGGGAGACGTCTCCAACGCCACAATGCACATGCGCAAGATCCGCTCTGAAATCAATCGTTTGTCCTCTATGGCCGAAGACGAACTGTACGTTGCGGCGAAGGAACTTCAGGCACCGTATGAACTGGTCAAGGAAGTTGCTTCCGCGGGAAAACTTCCGGTGGTGCTCTTCACAGCCGGTGGTATCGCCACCCCCGCTGATGCCGCCATGATGATGCAGCTTGGCGCAGACGGAGTCTTCGTGGGTTCCGGAATCTTCAAGGCTGGCAACCCTGCCGAACGAGCGGCCGCCATCGTCAAGGCCACCACCTTTTACGATGACCCCGACACTCTGGCATCGGTCTCCCGCGGTCTGGGTGAAGCGATGGTCGGCATTAACGTGGACGAACTGCCGCAGTCGCACAAGCTGTCCGAACGTGGCTGGTAG
- the pgsA gene encoding phosphatidylinositol phosphate synthase, whose protein sequence is MLNRYTRHFFSRLFTPLAKMLLRAGISPDAVTIVGTLGVVAGALIFYPMGQLWWGSVFITLFVFADLVDGLMARLTSRSSAWGNFLDSTLDRISDGAVFAGVAIWFYTGGANPSIGTAAVACLVLGMLVSYVRAKAESLGLDANVGIAERAERLVAVLVATGFTGLGLPTVFLLVVLLALAAASLITVCQRVATVYRQSRVRT, encoded by the coding sequence TTGTTGAACCGGTACACGCGTCACTTCTTCAGTCGGCTGTTCACGCCTCTGGCAAAAATGCTTTTACGCGCGGGAATCTCCCCGGATGCCGTGACCATCGTGGGCACACTGGGAGTGGTAGCGGGAGCGCTGATTTTTTATCCCATGGGACAGCTGTGGTGGGGATCGGTCTTCATTACTCTCTTTGTGTTCGCGGATCTGGTGGATGGGCTCATGGCACGGCTAACATCGCGGAGCAGCGCTTGGGGGAACTTCCTGGATTCAACTCTTGACCGGATATCCGACGGCGCAGTATTTGCCGGTGTCGCCATCTGGTTTTATACCGGCGGAGCGAATCCCTCGATTGGCACGGCCGCCGTTGCCTGTCTCGTTTTGGGCATGCTGGTTTCTTACGTGCGCGCCAAAGCAGAATCCTTGGGCCTTGACGCTAACGTCGGGATAGCAGAGCGCGCGGAACGGCTCGTTGCAGTCCTTGTCGCCACAGGATTCACTGGACTTGGCCTGCCGACGGTTTTTCTGCTCGTGGTGCTGTTAGCGCTGGCAGCCGCTAGCCTCATCACCGTGTGCCAACGGGTGGCTACGGTCTACCGGCAGTCACGCGTTAGGACGTAA
- a CDS encoding HIT domain-containing protein, which yields MTGGDVHDDAVVDDFTVPGVPDAFQRLWTPHRMAYIQGGQNQFNDVEDCPFCIAPQRTDEESLIVHRGLHAYVVLNLFPYNPGHLLVCPYRHVPDYTDVDVEETAEIAKLAQISMRVLREVSHATGFNLGMNQGASGGAGIAAHLHQHVVPRWSGDGNFFPIIAQTKAITQTLGEVREKVAAAWPTGQ from the coding sequence GTGACAGGGGGAGACGTTCACGACGACGCTGTAGTTGATGACTTCACAGTCCCAGGCGTTCCAGACGCTTTCCAGCGTCTGTGGACGCCGCACAGGATGGCATATATCCAGGGCGGTCAGAATCAGTTCAATGACGTCGAGGATTGCCCGTTTTGTATTGCGCCCCAGCGAACGGACGAAGAATCTCTGATAGTCCATCGTGGCCTGCATGCGTATGTTGTACTGAACCTCTTTCCCTACAACCCCGGCCATCTGCTGGTCTGTCCGTACCGTCATGTACCGGACTACACAGATGTAGATGTGGAGGAGACTGCAGAAATCGCTAAGCTGGCGCAGATCAGTATGCGGGTTCTTCGTGAAGTTTCCCATGCCACCGGCTTCAACCTTGGTATGAATCAGGGTGCCAGTGGCGGTGCCGGCATTGCGGCGCACCTTCATCAGCATGTCGTGCCGCGCTGGAGCGGAGACGGCAATTTTTTCCCGATCATCGCCCAGACCAAAGCCATAACACAGACCCTGGGTGAGGTGCGCGAAAAAGTCGCTGCTGCCTGGCCCACGGGACAGTAG